One genomic region from Bradyrhizobium icense encodes:
- a CDS encoding DUF4189 domain-containing protein, with the protein MVSTVAARRRALFVVALTLMVAVSSYISKAWAAGAFAVGKCGAYGQAYDYPAEAAARAAALKQCKGNCTALIMKRACAAFAIDLTNPCGPHGYAVKPNISSSLNAATKKCYEFGGKECVIRAWACDAKG; encoded by the coding sequence ATCGTTTCGACCGTCGCGGCACGGCGCCGCGCGCTGTTCGTCGTTGCATTGACGCTGATGGTGGCCGTCTCGAGCTACATCAGCAAGGCGTGGGCGGCCGGCGCATTCGCGGTCGGCAAATGCGGCGCCTATGGCCAAGCCTATGATTATCCTGCCGAGGCCGCCGCGCGCGCCGCGGCGCTGAAGCAATGCAAGGGTAACTGCACCGCGCTCATCATGAAACGCGCCTGCGCCGCCTTCGCTATCGACCTGACCAATCCCTGCGGCCCCCACGGTTATGCCGTGAAACCGAATATCTCCAGTTCACTCAATGCCGCGACCAAGAAGTGCTACGAGTTCGGCGGCAAGGAATGCGTGATCCGCGCCTGGGCCTGCGACGCGAAGGGGTGA
- a CDS encoding GNAT family N-acetyltransferase: protein MIRQAEVRDASSLAAVSIEVWVNTYLRDGVSPVFADYVLAEFTAQKFRNAIGDPDLSIWVSENRTGIDGFVTVCSTAAPALADCSPLEITTLYVQPRHQSGGRGSALLRRALDHCRRTGGENAWLTVEAQNLRAIDFYLRHGFTRIGSTDFVIADQSYENYVMQVDLQNPLS from the coding sequence ATGATCAGGCAGGCCGAAGTAAGAGATGCGTCCAGCCTGGCCGCAGTGAGCATCGAAGTCTGGGTGAATACGTATCTCCGGGATGGCGTTAGTCCGGTGTTTGCGGACTATGTCCTTGCAGAATTCACGGCGCAGAAGTTTCGTAACGCGATCGGCGATCCCGATCTTTCGATCTGGGTATCGGAGAACCGGACCGGAATTGATGGTTTCGTGACGGTCTGTTCGACGGCTGCACCCGCGCTGGCCGATTGCTCGCCGCTGGAAATCACGACACTGTATGTTCAGCCGAGGCACCAGTCGGGCGGAAGGGGCAGCGCGCTGTTGCGTCGTGCCCTGGACCACTGCAGGCGCACGGGCGGCGAAAACGCCTGGCTGACAGTCGAAGCCCAAAACCTCCGGGCCATCGACTTCTATCTCCGGCATGGCTTTACCAGGATCGGCTCCACGGATTTTGTGATCGCCGATCAGTCCTACGAAAACTATGTGATGCAGGTAGACCTTCAGAATCCGCTGAGCTGA
- a CDS encoding TetR/AcrR family transcriptional regulator — MTNEATKTARKSAPKPVNRRTGAKAPTSSKPKPASNRAERAAERRGAIIEAAMEEFIARGFAATRLDDIAKRAGVAKGTIYLHFKDKESMFEELIRTAIVPLVTRLWATPPQPGASVRDMVEGFAKTFIEEVAATRRGDLVRLIVAEGPRFPEVADFYYREVVSRGLAGMRALIELGIARGEIQHKNLARFPQIMVAPALIAVIWQSLFSRHAPLDALEMFRVHLDLIFGERRTV; from the coding sequence ATGACAAATGAGGCTACCAAAACCGCCAGGAAATCGGCCCCGAAGCCGGTCAATCGCCGGACCGGGGCGAAGGCGCCGACCTCCTCCAAGCCCAAGCCGGCCTCCAACCGCGCCGAACGCGCTGCCGAGCGGCGCGGGGCCATCATTGAGGCGGCGATGGAGGAGTTCATTGCGCGCGGATTTGCGGCGACGAGGCTCGACGACATCGCCAAACGCGCGGGCGTGGCCAAGGGCACGATCTATCTGCACTTCAAGGACAAGGAATCGATGTTCGAGGAATTGATCCGGACCGCCATCGTGCCGCTGGTCACCCGCCTCTGGGCGACGCCGCCGCAGCCCGGAGCATCGGTGCGCGACATGGTGGAGGGGTTTGCCAAAACCTTCATCGAGGAGGTGGCGGCCACGCGGCGCGGCGACCTCGTTCGGCTGATCGTTGCCGAAGGCCCGCGATTTCCTGAAGTCGCCGACTTCTATTACCGCGAAGTGGTGTCGCGAGGCCTCGCGGGCATGCGCGCGCTGATTGAACTCGGCATCGCGCGCGGCGAAATTCAACATAAGAACCTGGCGCGGTTTCCGCAAATCATGGTGGCGCCCGCGCTCATCGCCGTGATCTGGCAGAGCCTTTTCAGCAGACATGCGCCACTGGATGCCCTCGAAATGTTTCGGGTGCATCTCGATCTGATCTTTGGCGAACGGAGAACGGTATGA
- a CDS encoding DUF2000 family protein, producing MQFDTKIAVVIRTDLEPWQKLNVASFLAGGIAAAFPECIGEPYGDASGTKYLSLIGQPILIYGADRPALSRALERSLARNVTPAVYTEDMFRTTHDAANREVVRAVIRAELNLVGLAMRAERKVIDKIIDGLKFHS from the coding sequence ATGCAATTCGACACCAAGATCGCGGTCGTGATCCGGACCGATCTCGAACCGTGGCAGAAGCTCAACGTCGCGTCCTTCCTGGCCGGCGGTATTGCCGCGGCATTTCCCGAATGTATCGGCGAGCCCTATGGAGACGCATCGGGCACGAAATATCTTTCGCTGATCGGCCAGCCGATCCTGATCTACGGCGCCGACCGCCCGGCGCTTTCCCGCGCGCTGGAGCGCTCACTCGCCCGCAACGTCACGCCCGCGGTCTATACCGAGGACATGTTCAGGACCACGCATGACGCGGCCAACCGCGAAGTGGTCCGCGCCGTGATCCGCGCCGAGCTCAATCTCGTCGGGCTCGCGATGCGCGCCGAGCGCAAGGTGATTGACAAGATCATCGACGGGCTGAAGTTTCACAGCTAG
- a CDS encoding NTP transferase domain-containing protein, whose amino-acid sequence MKFGPASPADAIGGVTVHTLRQGSLVLKKGTTIGAAEVEALDKAGVKEIVVVRLEEGDVSEDEAAASIAQAVAGEGVNVERAFTGRANLFAAQAGVLVVDRAAVDRINGVDEAITFATLSAFKPVVEGEMIATVKLIPFGVEAKLRDAAVAAAGRDVLRIAPYVIKRVGVVSTMLPGLAPKVIDKTLRVTAERLAPAGASIVAERRVPHDEAVLASSIKELLALGAELVIVFGASAIADRRDVIPAAITEIGGAIEHFGMPVDPGNLLLIGSAGGVPVLGAPGCARSPVENGFDWVLMRLLAGLNVTRAEITGLGVGGLLMEIVTRPQPRTVADTEANRNVAAIVLAAGRSTRMGGPNKLLAEIDGKKLVRIVAEQALASRATEVIVVTGHQAELVEQALAGLNVKFVRNPDFAGGLASSVKAGIAAVPENADGAVICLGDMPLIDAKLIDQLIETFAPDRGHLIAVPVSDGRRGNPVLWSRRFFKELMTLDGDVGARHLIAKHSEAVAEVPVDGQSAFLDIDTPQALEAARRG is encoded by the coding sequence ATGAAGTTCGGTCCCGCCAGTCCGGCCGATGCGATTGGCGGCGTCACCGTGCACACGCTGCGGCAGGGTTCGCTGGTACTCAAGAAAGGCACCACGATCGGGGCCGCCGAGGTCGAGGCGCTCGACAAGGCGGGCGTGAAGGAAATCGTCGTGGTGCGGCTGGAGGAGGGCGACGTCTCCGAAGACGAGGCCGCCGCCAGCATCGCGCAGGCGGTCGCGGGCGAGGGCGTCAACGTCGAGCGCGCCTTTACCGGCCGTGCCAATCTGTTTGCGGCGCAAGCCGGCGTGCTGGTGGTGGACCGCGCCGCGGTCGACCGTATCAACGGCGTCGACGAAGCCATCACCTTTGCGACGCTCTCTGCCTTCAAGCCGGTAGTCGAAGGCGAGATGATCGCGACCGTAAAACTCATTCCGTTCGGGGTCGAGGCGAAGCTGCGCGATGCGGCTGTAGCTGCTGCAGGCCGGGATGTACTGCGAATTGCGCCTTACGTCATCAAGCGCGTCGGCGTGGTCTCGACCATGCTGCCCGGGCTTGCGCCGAAGGTGATCGACAAGACCCTGCGCGTGACAGCGGAGCGGCTGGCACCGGCCGGCGCCAGCATCGTCGCCGAGCGGCGCGTGCCGCATGATGAGGCCGTGCTGGCGTCCTCGATCAAGGAATTGCTCGCCCTCGGCGCTGAACTGGTAATCGTGTTCGGCGCATCCGCCATCGCCGACCGCCGCGACGTGATTCCGGCCGCGATCACCGAAATCGGCGGCGCGATCGAGCATTTCGGCATGCCGGTCGATCCCGGCAATTTGCTGCTGATCGGCAGCGCCGGCGGCGTGCCGGTGCTGGGAGCGCCGGGCTGTGCGCGCTCGCCGGTCGAAAACGGCTTTGACTGGGTGCTGATGCGGTTGCTGGCGGGGCTGAACGTCACGCGCGCCGAAATCACCGGCTTGGGCGTCGGCGGCCTGTTGATGGAAATCGTGACCAGGCCGCAGCCGCGCACGGTTGCCGATACCGAAGCCAACCGCAACGTCGCCGCCATCGTGCTGGCGGCCGGGCGCTCGACGCGGATGGGCGGCCCCAACAAGCTGCTGGCCGAGATCGACGGCAAGAAGCTGGTGCGCATCGTGGCCGAACAGGCGCTGGCGTCGAGGGCGACTGAGGTGATTGTCGTAACCGGCCACCAGGCCGAACTGGTCGAGCAGGCGCTGGCGGGGCTTAACGTCAAGTTCGTCCGCAATCCGGATTTCGCCGGCGGGCTGGCGTCGTCGGTCAAGGCCGGCATCGCGGCGGTACCCGAAAATGCCGACGGCGCCGTCATTTGCCTCGGCGACATGCCGCTGATCGATGCCAAGTTGATCGATCAGCTCATCGAGACCTTCGCGCCGGACCGCGGCCACCTGATCGCCGTTCCCGTCAGCGACGGCCGCCGCGGCAATCCCGTGCTGTGGTCGCGGCGTTTCTTCAAGGAGCTGATGACACTGGACGGCGATGTCGGCGCCCGCCACCTGATCGCCAAGCACTCGGAAGCCGTGGCCGAAGTCCCGGTGGATGGCCAGAGCGCCTTCCTCGACATCGACACACCGCAAGCGCTCGAAGCTGCGCGGCGGGGGTAA
- a CDS encoding IS630 family transposase (programmed frameshift), with translation MAKPLSMDLRERVLACIGGGVSGRQAAERFGVSAASVSRWRTREREQGDAQPRAQGGDRKSHRIDAHHATIVALLKASPDITIEELRDSLSKQGLSFGYGTIRRFFERHKITRKKKTAHATEQDRPDVLTRRQAWRESQGKLDRDRLVFIDETWASTNMARTHGRCLRGERLRASVPHGHWKTTTCVAALTTRGIIAPWVLDGPINRDAFETYIEKVLVPELPDDAIVIMDNLSSHKGPRIREMIEAAGATLLYLPPYSPDFNPIENAFAKLKASLRKAAERTVGGLWDAIGRTVDTYTPAESTNYFTAAGYLQPDRLTL, from the exons ATGGCGAAACCGCTGTCGATGGATCTGCGCGAACGTGTGCTGGCCTGTATTGGAGGCGGCGTTTCAGGTCGGCAGGCTGCTGAGCGATTTGGCGTCAGCGCGGCGAGCGTAAGCCGCTGGCGAACGCGCGAGCGGGAGCAAGGCGATGCCCAGCCGAGAGCTCAGGGCGGCGATCGCAAGTCCCACCGGATTGATGCCCATCATGCGACGATCGTGGCTCTGCTCAAGGCCTCACCCGACATCACCATCGAGGAATTGCGTGATAGCTTGAGCAAACAAGGCCTGTCCTTTGGTTATGGCACGATCCGACGCTTCTTCGAGCGGCACAAGATCACGCGTA AAAAAAAGACCGCCCATGCCACAGAGCAAGATCGCCCGGATGTCTTGACGCGACGCCAGGCCTGGCGCGAGAGCCAGGGCAAGCTCGACCGGGATCGGCTCGTCTTCATCGACGAGACCTGGGCATCGACCAACATGGCGCGAACACATGGTCGATGTCTGCGCGGAGAACGCCTGCGGGCCAGCGTTCCTCACGGCCACTGGAAAACAACAACCTGCGTCGCCGCCCTCACCACGCGCGGCATCATCGCGCCCTGGGTGCTCGATGGTCCCATCAATCGCGATGCCTTTGAAACCTACATCGAAAAGGTGCTCGTCCCCGAGCTCCCGGACGACGCTATTGTCATCATGGACAACCTCTCCAGCCACAAAGGGCCCCGCATACGTGAGATGATCGAGGCAGCTGGCGCGACGCTTCTCTACCTTCCGCCCTATAGCCCCGACTTCAACCCGATCGAAAACGCCTTCGCCAAGCTCAAAGCAAGCTTGCGAAAGGCCGCCGAACGCACCGTCGGCGGCCTTTGGGACGCTATCGGGCGCACCGTCGACACCTACACGCCAGCAGAATCCACAAACTACTTCACCGCCGCCGGCTACTTGCAACCTGATAGGCTAACGCTCTAA
- the adhP gene encoding alcohol dehydrogenase AdhP, which translates to MSTMMKAAVVRAFGKPLVIEDVPMPVPGPGEILVKVKACGVCHTDLHAASGDWPVKPVPPFIPGHEAAGVVAALGPDVADFKLGDAVGVAWLHDACMRCEYCETGWETLCEHQHNTGYSVNGGFAEYVVASAAFAARLPAGADFAAIAPILCAGVTTYKGLKETDTRPGEWVVISGIGGLGHVAVQYAKAMGLKVVALDIAEDKLKLARAAGADHAVNAMSADAVDSVLRDTGGGAHGVLVTAVSTAAFAQALKMVRRKGTVSLVGLPPGEFPTPIFDVVLKRITVRGSIVGTRRDLDEAIAFAAEGKVHSEITRAPLADINAIFDRMKSGKIDGRMVLDMG; encoded by the coding sequence ATGTCGACGATGATGAAGGCGGCGGTTGTTCGGGCGTTCGGTAAACCGCTTGTAATCGAGGATGTCCCGATGCCGGTTCCGGGACCGGGAGAGATTCTCGTCAAGGTCAAGGCCTGCGGCGTCTGTCACACCGATCTGCACGCCGCTTCCGGCGATTGGCCGGTCAAGCCTGTGCCGCCCTTCATTCCCGGCCACGAGGCCGCAGGCGTGGTGGCCGCGCTGGGCCCCGATGTCGCCGATTTCAAGCTCGGCGATGCGGTCGGCGTTGCCTGGCTGCACGACGCCTGCATGCGCTGCGAATATTGCGAAACCGGCTGGGAGACGCTGTGCGAGCATCAGCACAATACCGGTTACAGCGTGAACGGCGGTTTCGCCGAATATGTGGTTGCGTCGGCCGCCTTTGCCGCGCGGTTGCCTGCCGGCGCGGACTTCGCGGCCATCGCGCCGATTCTGTGCGCCGGGGTCACCACCTACAAGGGGTTGAAGGAGACCGATACGCGGCCCGGCGAATGGGTCGTCATTTCCGGCATCGGCGGTCTCGGTCATGTCGCGGTCCAGTATGCAAAGGCGATGGGCCTGAAGGTCGTCGCACTCGACATTGCCGAGGACAAGCTGAAGCTGGCGCGGGCGGCCGGTGCCGATCACGCGGTCAATGCCATGTCAGCCGACGCCGTCGACAGCGTGCTGCGGGATACCGGGGGAGGGGCGCATGGCGTGCTGGTGACGGCGGTCTCGACCGCAGCGTTCGCGCAGGCGCTCAAGATGGTGCGGCGGAAGGGCACCGTCAGTCTGGTCGGGTTGCCGCCGGGCGAATTCCCGACGCCGATCTTCGATGTCGTGCTCAAGCGGATCACGGTGCGCGGCTCGATCGTCGGCACGCGGCGGGACCTCGACGAAGCCATCGCCTTCGCCGCGGAAGGCAAGGTGCATAGCGAGATCACCAGGGCCCCGCTGGCCGACATAAACGCGATCTTCGACCGGATGAAGTCGGGCAAGATAGATGGCCGCATGGTGCTGGACATGGGCTGA
- a CDS encoding vWA domain-containing protein: protein MTTIDHLNPPTGHMADNVVGFARALRAAGIPVGPGAVIDALNALQAIEIGNRADVYATLEAIFVKRHEHMLIFAQAFDLFFRAAEDWKHMLDSVPLPDHAKKKPPPASRRVQEALAQPSMRDETEQVQEQELRLSVSDKEILQKKDFAQMSAAEIAEVTRAIANMKLPQAELRTRRYQPDAKGLRLDMRRTLRSSLRTGGEIIDIRKLGRIEKPAPIVALLDISGSMSEYTRLFLHFLHAITDARKRVSVFLFGTRLTNVTRALRAKDPDEALASCSSSVEDWAGGTRIATSLHSFNKLWGRRVLGQGAIVLLISDGLEREADAKLAFEMDRLHRSCRRLIWLNPLLRYSAFEAKAQGIKMMLPHVDEFRPVHNLTSMEGLIEALSAPPPPHHMSRIRSAA, encoded by the coding sequence ATGACCACCATCGATCACCTCAATCCCCCGACCGGCCACATGGCCGACAACGTCGTCGGCTTCGCCCGCGCGCTGCGCGCCGCCGGAATCCCCGTCGGGCCCGGCGCCGTGATCGACGCGCTCAATGCACTGCAGGCGATCGAGATCGGCAACCGCGCCGACGTCTACGCGACGCTGGAAGCGATCTTCGTCAAGCGCCACGAGCATATGCTGATCTTCGCCCAGGCCTTCGACCTGTTCTTCCGCGCCGCCGAAGACTGGAAGCACATGCTGGATTCGGTGCCGCTGCCGGACCACGCCAAAAAGAAGCCGCCGCCGGCCTCGCGTCGTGTGCAGGAGGCACTGGCGCAGCCCTCGATGCGCGACGAGACCGAGCAGGTGCAGGAACAGGAGCTGCGGCTGTCCGTCTCCGACAAGGAGATCCTGCAGAAGAAAGACTTTGCGCAGATGAGCGCGGCCGAGATCGCGGAAGTGACCCGCGCTATCGCCAACATGAAGCTGCCTCAGGCGGAGCTGCGCACCCGCCGCTACCAGCCTGACGCCAAGGGGCTGCGGCTCGACATGCGCCGGACCTTACGCAGTTCCTTGCGCACCGGTGGCGAGATCATCGACATCCGAAAACTCGGCCGGATCGAGAAGCCCGCGCCGATCGTGGCGCTGCTCGATATCTCCGGCTCGATGAGCGAGTATACCCGTCTCTTCCTGCATTTCCTCCATGCCATCACCGACGCCCGCAAGCGTGTCTCCGTGTTTCTGTTCGGCACGCGGCTGACCAACGTCACGCGGGCGCTGCGGGCCAAGGATCCCGACGAAGCCTTGGCGAGCTGTTCGTCCTCGGTGGAGGACTGGGCCGGCGGCACAAGGATCGCGACCTCGCTGCACTCTTTCAACAAATTGTGGGGCCGCCGCGTGCTCGGGCAGGGCGCCATCGTGCTCCTGATCTCCGACGGGCTGGAGCGGGAGGCGGATGCCAAGCTCGCCTTCGAGATGGACCGGCTGCACCGCTCCTGCCGCCGCCTGATCTGGCTCAACCCGCTGTTGCGTTACAGCGCTTTCGAGGCCAAGGCGCAAGGCATCAAAATGATGCTGCCGCACGTTGACGAATTCCGCCCGGTGCATAACTTGACCTCGATGGAAGGGCTGATCGAGGCGCTTTCGGCGCCGCCCCCGCCGCACCACATGAGCCGCATCCGCTCAGCAGCTTGA
- a CDS encoding XdhC family protein, whose translation MLNRDEDILQAAENWQKAGHGVALATVVETWGSAPRPAGSSLVINDDGTFLGSVSGGCVEGAVVTEALDVIASGKPKMLEFGVADETAWNVGLSCGGTIRVFVEKVGQS comes from the coding sequence ATGCTCAACCGCGACGAAGACATTCTGCAGGCCGCCGAAAACTGGCAGAAGGCGGGACACGGCGTCGCGCTGGCGACCGTGGTGGAGACCTGGGGCTCGGCGCCGCGGCCGGCCGGCTCCAGCCTCGTCATCAACGATGACGGTACGTTTCTGGGGTCCGTCTCCGGCGGCTGCGTCGAGGGCGCCGTCGTCACCGAAGCGCTCGACGTGATCGCCAGCGGCAAACCCAAGATGCTCGAATTCGGCGTTGCCGACGAGACCGCCTGGAATGTCGGCCTGTCCTGCGGCGGCACCATCCGCGTCTTCGTCGAGAAGGTGGGCCAATCGTGA
- a CDS encoding sulfite oxidase, giving the protein MAGRSGRDAPNGNNFDSSRRRFLGSSGLAAIGVVIGGAMPLSRNGGGIPRAHAQAAPAAAPPSAAAPAPAKGPQYLKFPGKHEGLVVLGEKPLVAETPESLLDDDTTPIEKFYIRNNGQIPEETKDPDAWKITIDGEVNNRIEITVGELKSKYKAVTRRMVLECGGNGRSGFSPPARGNQWTNGGAGCAEWTGVPLADLLRKAGLKPSAKYTAHYAADLHLSGDANKPSLSRGVRLEKAMDPNTMIVWAMNGKPLPNIHGGPVRLIVPGWSGSASQKWLTRITIRDREHDGPGMTEFSYRTPIKPMVPGGKGDPANFRILESMPVRSIITNPANGAKFAAGTKELKLRGASWAGDLTVKQVDVSTDFGASWQRATLEKPKNKYDWQRWTATLKLPSDGYFEIWARATDSKGAMQPHQAGFWNPQGYGGNAMHRIAVLVG; this is encoded by the coding sequence ATGGCGGGGAGGTCCGGGCGCGATGCGCCCAATGGCAACAATTTCGATAGCAGCCGGCGCAGATTTTTGGGCAGTTCAGGACTGGCTGCGATCGGCGTCGTGATCGGAGGTGCGATGCCGCTCTCGCGCAACGGCGGCGGAATTCCTCGGGCCCATGCGCAGGCCGCGCCGGCCGCCGCGCCCCCGTCGGCCGCCGCGCCCGCCCCGGCGAAGGGGCCGCAATACCTGAAATTTCCCGGCAAGCACGAAGGCCTCGTCGTGCTCGGCGAAAAGCCGCTGGTCGCCGAGACGCCGGAAAGCCTGCTCGACGACGACACCACGCCGATCGAGAAGTTTTATATCCGCAACAACGGGCAGATCCCCGAGGAGACGAAGGATCCAGACGCCTGGAAGATCACCATCGACGGCGAGGTCAACAACAGAATCGAGATCACGGTCGGCGAGTTGAAATCGAAATACAAGGCCGTGACGCGGCGCATGGTGCTGGAATGCGGCGGCAACGGCCGTTCGGGATTCTCGCCGCCGGCGCGCGGCAACCAGTGGACCAATGGCGGCGCCGGCTGCGCCGAATGGACCGGCGTGCCGCTCGCCGATCTGCTCAGGAAGGCGGGCCTGAAGCCATCAGCAAAATACACCGCGCATTATGCGGCCGATCTTCATCTGTCCGGCGACGCCAATAAGCCGAGCCTCTCGCGCGGCGTGCGGCTGGAGAAGGCGATGGACCCCAACACGATGATCGTCTGGGCCATGAACGGCAAGCCGCTGCCGAACATCCATGGCGGGCCGGTGCGCCTGATCGTGCCGGGCTGGTCAGGCTCGGCCTCGCAGAAATGGCTGACGCGCATCACCATCCGTGACCGCGAGCATGACGGCCCCGGCATGACGGAGTTTTCCTATCGCACCCCGATCAAGCCGATGGTGCCCGGCGGCAAGGGCGATCCGGCAAACTTCCGCATTCTGGAATCGATGCCGGTGCGCTCGATCATCACCAATCCGGCCAACGGCGCCAAGTTCGCGGCCGGCACCAAGGAGCTGAAGCTGCGCGGCGCGTCCTGGGCCGGCGATCTCACCGTCAAGCAGGTGGATGTCTCCACCGATTTCGGCGCGAGCTGGCAGCGGGCCACGCTGGAAAAGCCGAAAAACAAATACGACTGGCAGCGCTGGACAGCGACCTTGAAACTGCCGAGTGACGGCTATTTCGAGATCTGGGCGCGCGCCACCGATTCCAAGGGCGCGATGCAGCCGCATCAGGCAGGCTTCTGGAATCCGCAAGGCTATGGCGGCAACGCCATGCACCGCATCGCCGTACTGGTCGGATGA
- a CDS encoding XdhC family protein: MKLETLTQVNAERAARRPVIVVTDVANGDQRLVKAKDIATDPLSAELSKQLRMGKSGMIESGGKKLFLNVYAPTARLVIVGAVHISQALAPLARSLDYDVTVVDPRTAFASPERFPDVPLIAEWPDVALPPLNIDHYTAFVALTHDPKIDDPALLHAFERDCFYIGALGSRKTHAKRAERLKAQGASDADIARIHAPIGLSIGAVSPSEIAVAILAEITAELRLPKETAKVQAA, translated from the coding sequence GTGAAACTAGAAACCCTCACACAAGTCAACGCCGAGCGCGCCGCGCGCCGGCCCGTCATCGTCGTCACCGATGTCGCCAATGGCGATCAACGGCTGGTGAAGGCCAAGGATATCGCGACCGACCCGCTGAGCGCCGAGCTTTCAAAGCAGCTCCGCATGGGTAAGAGCGGCATGATCGAGTCCGGCGGCAAGAAGCTGTTTCTCAACGTCTATGCGCCGACCGCCCGGCTCGTCATTGTCGGCGCGGTCCATATCAGCCAGGCGCTGGCGCCGCTCGCCCGTTCGCTCGACTACGACGTGACCGTGGTCGATCCGCGCACCGCGTTTGCCAGCCCCGAGCGCTTTCCCGACGTGCCGCTGATCGCGGAATGGCCCGACGTCGCGCTGCCGCCGCTCAACATCGACCACTACACCGCGTTCGTCGCGCTGACCCATGATCCGAAGATCGACGACCCGGCGCTGCTGCACGCGTTCGAGCGCGACTGCTTCTACATTGGCGCGCTGGGTTCGCGAAAAACTCATGCCAAGCGCGCCGAGCGGCTGAAGGCGCAGGGCGCATCCGACGCCGACATCGCGCGCATCCATGCGCCGATCGGCCTTTCCATCGGCGCGGTGTCGCCTTCGGAGATCGCGGTCGCGATCTTGGCCGAGATCACCGCCGAGCTTCGGCTGCCGAAAGAAACCGCGAAGGTGCAGGCAGCATGA
- a CDS encoding cyclase family protein, which translates to MKAFTLGAAIALAFSAAAYAQAPTWTVPAESQRCPSKWGAADERGSVNHQKPAAVLNAAKLIKTGEVIELAHVLGPSMAFFGTRRFDMHTKRTFMNQFSNMRGSNEEIIITELGQVGTQFDGFAHQTHLNSWYNCQKVDENADRGGFKKFGIHNVGALFTRGVLIDVAGFKGVEMLGDNYEITVDDLEGALKKQNLSLQPGDAVIIHTGWGKLYGKDNPRYVKSCPGIGVPAALWLAAKDPMLLGADNWPVEVAPNPDKQLSLPVHQIALVVNGIHLLENLKLDELVQKGVGEFAFVMQPLKIQGGSGSTVSPIAVR; encoded by the coding sequence ATGAAAGCATTCACATTGGGTGCGGCGATTGCACTCGCGTTTTCCGCTGCCGCCTACGCGCAAGCGCCAACCTGGACCGTTCCGGCGGAAAGCCAGCGTTGTCCGTCGAAATGGGGCGCGGCCGACGAGCGCGGTTCGGTCAATCACCAGAAGCCGGCGGCCGTGTTGAACGCCGCAAAACTGATCAAGACCGGCGAAGTGATCGAGCTCGCGCACGTGCTCGGCCCCAGCATGGCGTTCTTCGGAACGCGGCGCTTCGACATGCACACCAAGCGCACGTTCATGAACCAGTTCTCCAACATGCGCGGCTCGAACGAAGAGATCATCATTACCGAGCTCGGCCAGGTCGGTACGCAGTTCGATGGCTTTGCGCACCAGACCCATCTCAATAGCTGGTACAATTGCCAGAAGGTCGACGAGAACGCCGATCGCGGCGGCTTCAAGAAGTTCGGTATCCACAATGTCGGCGCGCTGTTCACGCGCGGCGTCCTGATCGACGTTGCGGGCTTCAAGGGCGTCGAAATGCTTGGTGACAATTACGAGATCACCGTGGACGATCTCGAGGGTGCGCTGAAGAAGCAAAATCTGTCGCTGCAGCCCGGTGATGCCGTGATCATCCATACCGGTTGGGGCAAGCTCTACGGCAAGGACAACCCGCGCTACGTGAAATCCTGCCCGGGCATCGGCGTGCCGGCCGCGCTCTGGCTTGCCGCAAAGGACCCGATGCTGCTCGGCGCCGACAACTGGCCGGTCGAAGTCGCGCCTAATCCCGACAAGCAATTGTCGCTTCCGGTGCACCAGATCGCGCTGGTGGTGAACGGCATCCATCTTTTGGAGAATCTCAAGCTCGACGAGCTCGTGCAAAAAGGCGTCGGAGAATTCGCCTTCGTGATGCAGCCGCTCAAAATCCAGGGCGGCTCGGGCTCCACGGTGTCGCCGATCGCGGTGAGGTAG